In Candidatus Poribacteria bacterium, a single genomic region encodes these proteins:
- the tnpA gene encoding IS200/IS605 family transposase translates to MPNTYTQIYIHIVFAVKGRQSLIPKQHKTELHGYIMGIINNKKQTLIQINSMPDHVHILIGLTPDAAISDLVRDIKAHSSKFINRKRWVVGRFEWQEGFGAFSYAQSQLNHLVNYIKNQEKHHSKKTFREEYFEILELFKVAYEEKYVFDSDNDAL, encoded by the coding sequence ATGCCAAACACCTACACACAAATCTATATACACATTGTCTTCGCCGTCAAAGGCCGGCAATCCCTCATCCCCAAACAACACAAAACCGAACTCCACGGCTACATCATGGGCATCATCAACAACAAAAAACAAACCCTCATTCAAATCAATTCCATGCCCGATCATGTTCACATCCTTATTGGACTAACACCGGACGCTGCTATATCTGATCTTGTAAGAGACATCAAGGCACATTCATCAAAATTTATTAACCGAAAACGGTGGGTTGTAGGGCGATTTGAATGGCAGGAAGGGTTTGGCGCGTTTTCGTATGCGCAATCTCAATTGAATCATCTCGTCAACTACATCAAAAATCAGGAAAAACATCATTCGAAAAAAACGTTTCGTGAGGAATATTTTGAGATTTTGGAACTTTTTAAAGTTGCCTACGAAGAGAA